In a genomic window of Sarcophilus harrisii chromosome 4, mSarHar1.11, whole genome shotgun sequence:
- the MRPS7 gene encoding 28S ribosomal protein S7, mitochondrial yields MGLGRVLEPAKMAAPMASSARCLWRLGAGVRRTLQPLPGLTQVRWSRYDINYKEPQLNKDYYLKPLEKLTEEEKFERDLRTTQIFKAPPPSKTSSLFEDPVISKFINMMMKGGNKVLARSLMTETLELLKRKQFQKYHEATAEQRESIECNPYTIFHQALQNCQPVLGLVSILKGGRFYQVPAPLTEKRRSFLAMKWMILECREKKPRRMLMPEKLSHELLEAFHNQGPVVKKKHELHKMAEANRAFAHYRWW; encoded by the exons ATGGGGCTTGGCAGAGTCCTGGAGCCGGCCAAGATGGCTGCCCCCATGGCGAGCTCGGCGCGCTGCCTCTGGAGGCTGGGAGCCGGAGTACGGAGGACTCTCCAGCCTCTACCGGG ACTGACACAGGTGAGATGGAGCCGCTATGATATTAATTATAAGGAACCCCAGCTTAATAAAGACTACTACCTTAAGCCCTTGGAGAAGCTGACTGAGGAGGAGAAGTTTGAGCGGGATCTCAGAACCACACAGATCTTCAAAGCTCCCCCACCATCAAAGACAAGCTCTTTGTTTGAAGACCCAGTGATCAG TAAATTCATCAACATGATGATGAAAGGAGGAAACAAAGTACTGGCCAGATCCCTGATGACTGAG ACTCTGGAACTCCTCAagagaaagcaatttcaaaaaTACCACGAAGCCACTGCAGAGCAGCGGGAATCCATTGAATGCAACCCTTACACAATCTTCCACCAAGCCCTACAGAACTGTCAGCCTGTCCTAGGCCTGGTCAGCATTTTGAAAGGTGGCCGCTTCTATCAG GTCCCAGCCCCTCTGACTGAGAAGCGCAGAAGCTTCTTGGCTATGAAATGGATGATTCTAGAATGCCGGGAGAAGAAACCTCGCCGAATGCTAATGCCAGAAAAGCTGTCTCATGAGTTACTGGAGGCCTTTCACAACCAAGGCCCTGTCGTCAAGAAGAAGCATGAGTTGCACAAGATGGCAGAAGCTAACCGAGCCTTTGCCCACTACCGTTGGTGGTAA